GGTCCTGCGGCGCGCCTGCCTGGTAGCCGAAGCGCAGCCAGCCGTGTGAGGGGTAGATCAGCCCGGCCTTGGCGCCGGCGGCGACCGCGCGCTTGGCCTCGGCGACCGCGACCGCGGTGCCCTCGCCGGTGATGCCGGCGATGACCGGGATGTCCACGGCTTCGACCAGGTTGGCGATGGTGGCGACCTGCTCCTCCTGGGTGAGGAAGGTGCCCTCGCCCGCGTGGCCGAGGATCACCAGGCTCTGCACGCCGTCGTGCTCGGCCAGCCAGGTGCCGAGCTTCGCCATCGCGGCGTGGTCCACCTGGCCGTCCGGCGTGAACGGGGTGACCGGCGCCGGGTTGAGGCCGCGGAGGTCCAGTGTCATCTCGAAGTTCTCCTTCTCGTCGGCGAGTTCTGGGAACGGTTGCGGGAACGTTCCCATAGAATGCGCCACGTGCCTCCCGCCGTCAACAGCGAGTCCGGAAAGTCGTCGCCGACCAGTAGCCTGACCCCCGTGGTGACCATCCTCGACGTTGCCCGGGCCGCCGGGGTCAGCAAGTCCACCGTGTCCCGTGTCCTGGACGAGCGGCTGCCGCACTCCACCAGTCCCACCGCCGAACGGGTGCGGCGGGTCGCGGCCGAGCTCGGCTACGTGCGCGACCCGCTGGCCTCGGGGCTGCGCCGGTCGGGCACCAACACGGTGGGCGTGATCGTGCCCCGGCTCACCGACACCGTGATGGCGATGCTTTACGAGGAGATCGCCGCGGCCGCGGGCGCCCGGGGGATGTTCGCCATCGTCGCCACCACCGAGGACAAGCCCGACACCGAACGGCTCGCGGTGCAGACCCTGGTGCGCCGTCGCGTCGACGGGCTGATCCTCACCACGGCCCGGCTGGGCACGCCCACCGCGCGGGACGTGCCACACGCGCTGGCCCTGCGCACCGACGGCATCGGCCCGGCCGCCGTCGGCGACGACCGCCTCGGGGCGCACCTGGCCGTCCGTCACCTGCTCGACCTCGGCCACCGGCGCATCGGCCTGGTCGGCGGTCCCGGTTACGCCTCCAGCGCCCGGGAACGGCTCGCGGGCTACCGCGAAGCCCTCGACCAGGCCGGGATCGGCTTCGACGACCGGCTGGTCGCCGGGGACGCGTTTTCCATCGAATCCGGGGAGATCGCCGGGCGCGACCTGCTGGACCGGCCCGACCGGCCCACCGCGATCTTCGCCGTCAACGACAACACCGCCATCGGCGTGATGGCCGCCGCCCACGCGCTCGGACTGCGCGTGCCCGAGGACCTGTCGATCGTGGGCTACAACGACATCCCCATCGTCAGCCGCCTGCCCGTGCCGCTGACCACCGTGCGCGTCCCGTTCGGACAGATCGCGGCCGGCGCGCTGGAACTGCTGACCGAAGCCTCCCGTGGCGAGCAGCCCCGCACGCTCGTCGCCACACCCACCCTCATCCCACGGCGCTCCACCGGACCCGCGCGCA
The window above is part of the Amycolatopsis thermoflava N1165 genome. Proteins encoded here:
- a CDS encoding LacI family DNA-binding transcriptional regulator; this translates as MVTILDVARAAGVSKSTVSRVLDERLPHSTSPTAERVRRVAAELGYVRDPLASGLRRSGTNTVGVIVPRLTDTVMAMLYEEIAAAAGARGMFAIVATTEDKPDTERLAVQTLVRRRVDGLILTTARLGTPTARDVPHALALRTDGIGPAAVGDDRLGAHLAVRHLLDLGHRRIGLVGGPGYASSARERLAGYREALDQAGIGFDDRLVAGDAFSIESGEIAGRDLLDRPDRPTAIFAVNDNTAIGVMAAAHALGLRVPEDLSIVGYNDIPIVSRLPVPLTTVRVPFGQIAAGALELLTEASRGEQPRTLVATPTLIPRRSTGPARTSTTS